The Acidobacteriota bacterium region CTTCATATGGAACAGCCAATCTGGAACTTCGAACAGGATCCTTCCGACGAACCAATGGACGAAACGAGCGTCAACCTGCGCGCTTATTTCGATCGTATGGCGGATGAAAAGATGCAGCAGTATTCACCCTCCTGGAGCGATGAGCAGCTAATTGAATGGGACGGGCACTTCCGCGATGATGGCAACTTCATGATGCTATGCTCGGAGCGGGACGTTGATGTGAGCGAGTATCGAAGAGTGTTGCAGGAGGCTATCCGCTACCGCGATCGCGTGCGCCCGGAGTTGAAGAGAGGCGCATGAATGCACTCTTCGTCGATTGCTGTTCGGCCAGGTGCTTGAGAGAACACCACCTGCCGACTCAATGGTTCAGTATTCACACAAGGCGCTGCGGACTGCATAAGCCTTATTGCCTTTGATCGGTCCTTCGGCGTTATGGCAGTCGTTGCATATGGCTGTCCGGGGGGCGCGTCGATGTTTGACGCTCGACTGCTTATGCAGGTCGTGACAGTTGATGCATGTTGGAAATTCGGATCCATAGAGCGCCACATCACGCACGTTGCGCATGATGTGTCTGTCGCCCGGGTTTAAGCTCTCATCGTCAGCCTTGGCAAAGTCGACCTCGAAGTCCTGAAACAGATTATCGCCCGCTACGAAGTTGTTCGGATACGGCAGACCGGTTGACTTCGACTTAGCCGTTCGCAGATGACACTGCGCACACGTTGAAGTAATGACTCTTGCGTCGCTTCTGCGTTTCTTGGAAAGTAAGACTAATGAGATGTCGTTGGTATGATCCAAGTCGACTACGCCGTGACATGTGTAGCAATCAAGCCCGAAGGCTGAGAACGACTTCGTCAAAGGGTCCACGGCGGTTGCGTGACAGCCTGCACAGCGACTGGCGAAGCGGTCCTTATCCCAGACAGGTTTCTCGGCTTCGATCCACTTCTGAACCTGGCGGCCGCTTCCGAGTTCGGCTTGGGTGCTGAGTATGGCGAACTTGCCGTAACCTTCTTTCTTCAAGAACCGCAGGCGGTGCCGGCTTCCCAGAAAGTATTCGACCTGAGACGCGATGGCTGACAATGCCGGCTGCCCTTTGAAAACATCTCGCCACTCTGCCGCGTCTTCCCGCTGGCGAATGGTGATGCCGTGCGTGTTCTTCTGCCAACCCGGCCCTATGTCGTTCCTGTGACAGAAGAGACACTCATCGCCATGAACAAACTCGGGAACCGGCTTTCCAACGTGATTGCCTCCCCATGCCGACGGATCGATTGTTTTTTGAGCAGCGAAGAGCCCGGGTTCGCGAAGCGTATTCACCTTCTTAATAACTAGCGGGTGGGGCTCGCGTAACGCCAGGCCGGACGTGTTTGACAAGAGCAGCGCCGCAAGAGCGATCACTATCAGCAAGGCGAGTTTGAAGCTTTTCAGCATAGCGGGTTTTTAGGATAGAGAGGTGAACTTCATTAGTCAAACAAGGGTAGTGCGCGGAATTCTCAATGGCTTCCTCGGGGCCGGGGTTTTGCAACCGCATATTGGGTAAGGTTCTGGTCTTTGGTTTGACACTTCAATACGCCGCCAATGGCCGCTCGTTGTTAACAGGGCGGGTGTGTTTTTAAGCTGGCTCTGCTTGTTTGAGGTCGAGCAAAATACCTACGCACAGCAGCGCCGACTTTGGGCTCTTGTACAATAAATCTGCAGCCGCTAGCATCTAGCAGAATGTAGGCTCTGTGCGACGCCTCAAAGTCGCGCTATAAGGGTCAAACGATAGAGCTAAAAAAAGACAGGCTGCGAGGCGTTGTGACTCAAGGTTCGGAACAAAGCGGTGAAAAAGAATCGCCGGACGGGCAGCGAGCCCAGATAGAGAAGGCTCGCTCGACCGGCACAACAGATTTGGAAACCGTTGTTGAATCACTTAGGGCTAAGCTAGCAGAGAGCAAGAAGGCCCTGAATGCTTTATCCGCGCAAGCAGCCGAAGGCGAGCAGGCGAAGGCAGAGCTAATTGCGCAGTTGACCGAAAAGGAGCGGAAGATTTCCTCATTGTCGGCACAGCTCGCCCAGAGTGAGCTGGAGCTTGAGAGAATAACCGGGACACTTGGTTGGCGACTGCTCAGGTCGTACGGCCAGATCAAATACCGTTACCTCTTGCCCGTGTATCGACTGCTCGGCTCGGCGACTCTTAGGCGAAGGGCGAGAACGAAAACACTTGTTGAACATTCTTCTTCTATCGACAAGTCGGCGAGGAACTCGCAGCCGCAGTTCGCGGTTGGCGGCGCCGTCGGGGCTGGGGTCGCTCAAACGCCGGTCGAGATTCAGCCGCTTGTTTCCGATTCTAATACCTATGACATTGTTTGCTTTCCAATCATCGAGTGGGACTTTCGTTTTCAGCGGCCTCAGCAATTAATGCTGCGCTTTGCTTCAGAAGGCCATCGTGTCTTTTACGTGTCTCAAACATTTGGAACGTCGGGCGAGCCATTCGCGCTCAGCGAGAAGTGCCACAACGTTTTCGAGGTATCTCTTTGCGGCCCTGAGCGGAATGTCTACAGCGAAGTCCTAACCGATCGCGTGCGCGATGTCCTGTTCGCTTCCATTGACGTGCTTCGACGCAAGTTGTCGTTGGGGGCCACCGTCGCGTTTGCGCAGTTGCCCTTCTGGTGGCCCCTTGTCGAAAAAACCCGCGCTGAGTTTAGGTGGCCGATTGTATACGACTGCATGGATTATCACGCCGGCTTTTCCACGAATCGCAGGCAGATGATCCGCCAGGAAGGCGCGTTGTTAAAATCCGCCGACCTTGTAGTCGCGTCGTCGGCGTTCCTGGAGAACGAAGCGAAGATTCACAATTCAAACGTGATTCTCGTGCGCAACGGCTGCGACTACGAGCACTTTTCTAAGGCGATATGGAGCAACGGTGAACGGCCAGCTATTGGTTATTATGGGGCGATCGAAGATTGGTTCGACTCTGATCTTGTCGCCGACCTCGCAGGTAGGCGCCCCGACTGGGATTTCATATTGGTAGGCTCAAAACTGTTTGCGAACACCAAGCGGCTATCGAAGCTGCCAAACGTGTCAATGCCCGGCGAGAAGCACTATTCAGTCATTCCCGACTGGCTCGGGCGTTTCGACGTAGCGATATTACCATTCAAGCGCATGTCGCTGACCGAAGCCACAAACCCGGTGAAGGCGTATGAAATCCTGGCCGCTGGAAAACCGCTGGTCTCGGTACCCATCCCTGAGATGGCGTCACTCGTACCATTGGTTCGACTCGCATCCACTGTCGACGAGTTTGAGAAAGAAATCAGTGAAGCGCTCGCAGAAGAACCCGGCGAGCTCAAAGAAAAGCGGCAAGCGTTTGCGAGATTGCATACCTGGGAGGAGCGATTTGAGATTCTTTCTTCTGCCGTTGGGCTGACCTCGTCGAAAGCCTCGATCCAGGATTAACAAACGTCGGTCACTTATTAGGCTGGGTAGGTAATTTCGGTAATGTTGATTCTAGGCGCGCCGACAAGTCAAAGAGGAATCCGTAGGAGCGTCTGACACTGCGGTTTATTCTCCCTCCTTCCGCTGTCATGCGCCCGGCCTCTGTACTAATGGTGAGGTAAAGCCGGCTCTGGTTTCCGAGCTTCTCTACATCAACTACAAATGCGCGCTCCTGTTTGTCCAGAAAGCGGGTCGTGACGGACTGTTTCGTTCCCACAGCCTCTTCAGTAAAGGCGAACTTTCCAGCCTCTACCATCATCGCCCTGAGAATCTGAAGCTGTTCTATAGAGAACGTGCCTGAGATGACATGTTCCTGGTCGTCGGACAGTACAAGACTGTAACGCTTTGGGTCTTCAGGCGTGCGAGTTAAAGTAAAACTGAAATCTGGCATCTCGGCTGCGCCGTCCGGTCGGGAAGGATTTTGCCCGCTACCATGACCGGCAGCCACTACCGCGACAAGCAAGCATGTGAAAA contains the following coding sequences:
- a CDS encoding glycosyltransferase; this encodes MTQGSEQSGEKESPDGQRAQIEKARSTGTTDLETVVESLRAKLAESKKALNALSAQAAEGEQAKAELIAQLTEKERKISSLSAQLAQSELELERITGTLGWRLLRSYGQIKYRYLLPVYRLLGSATLRRRARTKTLVEHSSSIDKSARNSQPQFAVGGAVGAGVAQTPVEIQPLVSDSNTYDIVCFPIIEWDFRFQRPQQLMLRFASEGHRVFYVSQTFGTSGEPFALSEKCHNVFEVSLCGPERNVYSEVLTDRVRDVLFASIDVLRRKLSLGATVAFAQLPFWWPLVEKTRAEFRWPIVYDCMDYHAGFSTNRRQMIRQEGALLKSADLVVASSAFLENEAKIHNSNVILVRNGCDYEHFSKAIWSNGERPAIGYYGAIEDWFDSDLVADLAGRRPDWDFILVGSKLFANTKRLSKLPNVSMPGEKHYSVIPDWLGRFDVAILPFKRMSLTEATNPVKAYEILAAGKPLVSVPIPEMASLVPLVRLASTVDEFEKEISEALAEEPGELKEKRQAFARLHTWEERFEILSSAVGLTSSKASIQD